The stretch of DNA gtgttgttttgaCAATCCCCACCTCTAGGCCTTTGGTGCATGCTTTCCTGTAAAGAGGAAATTGTGTTTGTCTCATTCAGTCACCCTGGAAAGCAATTTCTGTGGTTTTATGTCTATTTCGTTTTTGTAGAAGAAATGTTTCTGCTctgtgttttacacacacacacgcgcacacacacacacacacacaaaaagatttaTTCTCAGGGAGATGGCTGGTCTCTGTCTCACCAGTATCCTCTgccaactacacacacacacacacacattatgcacacatacacactttgcACCGAATAGGAGACCCGTATTCTTGATCACTGTGTCCTgtagctatatttaaatatatatatatatatttttgtgaatgtcAATCACAAAGTGTCAAAGACCTTTCCTCTTTCTGCTAATGTACTATTACAGGTTATTTTAGCCTGCATTATAATACACAGAATATgactaaatgaaagaaaatgaaataaaagaaataaaaagtaaagatggattttattcttgaaaaataaatgttgtcgCTTGTGATTTGTCTAATTCACTGAATTTTATTTCAGCCTAATTTCAGTTCAGCTCAATctcatacaaaaatataatataggtggggATAGGTGCTTTTGTTATGGGGTCTTTTTAATATATGTGTAAAGAAATGTATGCATTTCAGTGAATTAATAATGTCTGACTGCTGTTTTAACTGAAAACGTAGTAACAAACTCTtaaacacacaggcacacacaaatCTTAACCCGGAAGCTGGAGAGTTTGTATCTCTGCAAGCATCGCGACGCACTCAATCTGCCAGGCAGATCAGATAGTTACGCCTCATTATTATCTCTTCTATTGTCAGAGatacataataaaatacctaCAACAATATGAATTACGTAATATAATTACATTGCAAACTTAACTTAAAAGAACGTAATATGTTTAGAACAGGGAGCTTCTGAAACATGCTACTGTGAACGATGAAATTCTGACGTTGGCAACCAGTCGACCAATCAGAACACTCTTATTATGCGCGACGCGTGTATGAGAGCGTTCTAGTTGCGTCGCGTCGAAGTGTAGATGCAGGATCAAACTGACATATCAGGAAGAAGAGATTGCCGGAGTTTTCACAGTTCTCTAGAAGTCTAGAGTTTCGTTTTTAAATACTGggtgaattaaattaaatctttagTTGATAAAGCAAAGGATCCGACGCAAAGATGTCTGTTGCCGGACTAAAGAAACAGTTTTATAAAGCGAGTCAGGTGAGTGTTTCCACGTCAGCTGCTACACGAACGTAAACCTACAGACTAGATACagcaataaacaaataatatactgtaagttacaaagaaacatttcttttgtcagttccaaatgttttaatgtatttcttCTGCTCAGGTAAAGTAAAAGTTAACATGCTGTGTAGTTAGTGCACTACCTAGACAGCATATTAGGCCACCACACATGCGTTTTTTTAACGCGTTGAAGCAGGCATCTCGTAAGATTTTGAGACACAATCTCTGtacattttgtttataattatgacccttgaccacaaaaccagtcttaagtgtacatttttcgaaatttagttttatacatcatctgaaagctgaataaataaggttTCCACTAATAGGATATGACCATATTTGTCAGATATACTGTACAACTATTTCAATATCAGTAATCTGAGAGTGCaaagaaaatcaaaatattgagaaaatagtttttatatatttacagtaggtaaTTTACaacatatattcatggaacatgatctttacttaatttttttaatgattatggcataaaaggaaaatctatcattttggctATCGCTGCAAAtatactggttttgtggtccagggtaacgtttaatattttttatatctaaaaTGTATATCTAGTATTTAAGAGTGAAAGCTTTGTTTTGCAGCAAAACCCCACGGATGTGTCACCCAGTAGTTTATTAGAGCATCTCTACAATAACTTTATGAGTAAACTAAGCTTATGTATTTCCAAATGAAGTTAAGTCTATAATGTTAGATCTATAAATAGATTTCCTGTAAAGATTTGTATAGCCATCTACACATATGACACTATCAGAGAGTTAAAAGTTTGTTCACTGCAGAATCATGACTTAAACATAGCTTGTACCACACTGACCAACATGCGGTTAACAGCTCGGATGAACTTTACATTTATACACTGTGGGTTTTGAGCAGGAAGCACATGCATTTTATTAGCAGATTACTCACTTTATTCAGCTGGTGATGCATGGTGATTATTTGTAATGTGCTGAGAAAACATTCATTTTCTATACTGTACCAAAACATGCCCAGGTCACAGTCAAGAGGTAAAatataagaattattattttgcataaacAAAATCAAGCCTATTTTTAGAGCATTGTGATATTGTTCTCATGATGATTGTGCATATTTCCCTCtcaaattatttttactgtaatgcAACAATCTCATTCTCATTTCCatcatgcacatttttttttttttttttttttttttttttttacaaaatactgTAGTACAATGATTCACTTATTATTCATACTTAATAATACTTAACTTTACTATAGTTAATTTCAAGAATTGAATTTATGTTTTTGGCATCAGCAAGTCAAACATTCCTTTACCTGCTTAAGCAAAACAAGTCTGGCATGCACTGACATGTTGCAGAAGAATCAGGCCCAGCATCTTGATGTCAGAGAGGAGGTCTTACAGTCCATGAgcttcattacaaaaaaaaaaaaaaaaacaacacctaaAGCCCGCAGGGTCAAAATGCAGAACTTCCTGGTATTCATAGTTACTAAAGACCaagtcatttttaatttttggctTGTGCCTGTTTTTACAGACAGCATGTTTCATCTTGTTCTCATGTCACATTTTGAGGTTGAATAGGATTATTTTGTCTATTTACTTAAAGCATATAAAACAGGAGTTATTTGTGGTAAGCTGAATTCTTGAGAGACAAATCATGCATATGGATTCTACTAAAATATTCTCACAGTTATAAAGTATTTAGTTATAAATGTAAACTagctgaaaatgttctcaccctcaggcctatgtagattagtttttttagaacagatttggataaatttagctttccatcacttgctcactaatgaaccctcagcagtgaatgggtgccgtcagaatgagtccaaacggCTGATCAAAACATCACCATTtttcacatgactccagtcaaTCTTGTGAAGTGTAAAGCTGCATATTTACAAGAAATATCACAATCAAGCACAATTTACAACTGAAAACCATCcgaaacagttctaaacaaatatgtgagtGAATTTTGTTGTGAGAGGACAACACTGGAGGAAGGATTATTATGGATTTTAGTCTCGGGTTTTGGCCTGAAGCATAAAacctcttaatgatggatttgttactTAAAGCTTTTCACCTCactagatgttaactgatggactgaagtggtatgggtcacttgtggattattgtgatgtcttggctcttattctgatggcacccattcactgcagaggatctaaacctgttctgatgaagaaacaaactcatctactatTTAAATGTACTGAGGATgagaacatttctattttttgggtgaaaaatTACTTTAACTATATAATGGCACAATGTAAGGCAGCCGCCAACGACATCATCAACAGACATTTACTAACTGTGCAGTGCTTTGTGTTTGCCGCTCCTGTTGCAGATCCCAGCATTGCTAATTGTCCCGCTTTCTAACTGTTTTTAGAAGCAATCTAGTTATCACATTATCTGTGCAATAGAGATCCCTGCTTTGATTTCATCTAGCCTTGAAAAAGGCCAACTTTATATATACAGTTTGTTAACAGTCAAATATTTACAGGTGTGCAAAGAATTCACTGTGTTTTAGTCGTTAGACTGGATTCCTGTTCACAGCATACATGCCCAACAAATAGACAGTTTTCTTTCAGCCTATTTCCTGTTTTTTGGCTTTAGGTGGCACTTACACTTATGGGCTGACaagcaggttttttttattttttctttctttctttttgagaaGTGTATACTGTATCCAATATCTCTTGCATTGTTAACTTCTATCACAATATCTTTGAACTGAACTCCCATGCAGGCTCTTATATTACCTATTGTGTAAAAGTGATGCCTTTGTTCCACAACAAAGCTCTGAAAATCAGTAAAATCAgatatcaaaatattaaacaaattctaCAGAACACAGACAAATCTAGTATGTTTGTAATTCTATGTATATTGTTATAATATCAGTTAATACcagctataataaaatataattattgtaattaatcaGGATTGATCAAAAATCGACAATGATTATGTATATATTGATAATGtgtatgacaaaaaaaacaacaactctcaGTTCTGATTACTTTGAATGCAATTTTAAGATGAGAGCCATAAAATTAGATGAACTGCTATAATATATATTCTGTAACTGTATTTAATTTAGCGTATTATAGAAACGTGATCTGTATGATCAGTATCTGTGTCCACACCTCCATCTGAATCATATTAGGCCGTTAGTGACTCTGGGTCGTACAATAGTGCCTCTGTATGAAGTACAGTCAGTCAAACACACATGGACACGTGTTCCTCTCCGAAGACTGGGTGTGTGTGAAAGTCAGAGAGCTGTGAAAATCTGGAGAGTGGCAGTCGGAAGTTTGAGTTTTACTGTGAAACTTTCACACTTACTGTCTCTCAGCTTTTAGTCTTGAAATCTTGCTTCCAATGCTGTCTTGCAAAATGaactctcacaaacactgctttgttGTTTTTGCAGCTTATGCATGACCAGttctgtcaaaaaataaaaaattaaaattacatggaAAACACTAAAGCATTTTGATACTTTAACAGTTAACAAAAACACTAAACCGTAAAGATCATTTAAAACAATGATGATTACTGATGGATCGTGCCACCCAGACTGCTGTGTGGTCTGTTTGAATATTTTCCTTTGGGATCATCTTGATACACAAAAGGCTTCCTGTTTATTGGAAGAAAATACCCCATACATGCTGTTTGTGTTTGAAGAGAGTTCAGCTCATAAAGGAGTGCTTTTGTGTGAAACTGAGTGTGTAATCATTTGTGCCGCCCATACAGGAAGTATCATTGACGAACAACAGGAAAAGCTCCAATGGGGAACTCTCAAAGGGCCCTTAGACTCTATTCCTGACTGaatttctttcctttcctttgctGTACTTACTGTAGTGTTGTGAGTAGTGATTGCTAGGGCTAACGAGAAGTGTGCTTTTAGGTCTCTAAGCGATTGGACTTTCAATTTTCTCCTGGTGGTCAATAGAATTCATTTAATGTGGCTAAGAAATTGGTTTAAATCACATTGCAATCCACCTACAACACCCTAGTGACATGGTGGTGATCTTTACATAAGAAAGTGCCATTCATATTTTCTATGTAAAACAGTTTCTGAGATCTTAATTTTCATGAAGATTCTTTTATAAGTTTTGATTCGtttatttattatcaaatatAGTGGAGAGTGGATGAAATAAAAGGTTGAGAAGGGGAAAGAACAGACACAAATATGCAACACCCACATGAGCACCAAACCACAAAGTATCAGggttattcaataataataaaaaaataataataatttataaataataaatatataatacaaataaactttacattaactgaaatatatatatatatgtgtgtgtgtgtgtgtgtgtgtatatatatatatatattcatatgttgGTTTTATTCTGTTTACTCCTGGGATTTATTGCTGCTGTCCCTGCTCTCATCCATGCTAGGCTGCATGGATGCACAGGGAGCCAATCCAAACTGTTTGCTAATTGTCAATTATTGACGATTGTTAGTTTGTCACTGTTTAAAAATAGTGGTCCTGACAGAAGTAAAATTTTACTGCATATGGAAGATGCTTGTGTGAACACACTCTCAAAAGTCTCTCACTCTCAAATTAAAACGTATTTTAAGCTCTTTACATGCCGAACACTATTGCTTTTTCCATCTCGCTCTTTAACGTGAACTGAAAGTGCAGCAGATAATTGGATGAAGAGCCTGAGGCTTCAACATAAGAGATGATGAAAACTGATGCCTGTCTCCTTGACTTTACATTTGCAAACCAGTGAATGTTTCTTGTATTTTAGTACTTTATCATGCAAACTCACTAATGTGtcagaaatgtgttttttaataagTCTTGTTGCTCATGTGTGTTTCTTGAAGGATGATCACTTTTCTTGGCTTTCAATTCTAAAAGAATGTTGCAAAGAAATTTCTGTAAGGGTTGGGGAATAGAAAATAGCATTAGTTAGACAACAAAACCAACATTATGCCTATTGAAATGAGTCCTTGTACTGATAGAAGTAGCGACGTGTGTGTTTCAGATGATGAGTGAGAAGGTGGGAGGCGCAGAAGGAACCAAACTGGATGAGGACTTTAAAGACCTTGAGAGGGtaacacatttttaacattcATTTTGCAATTTCAATGTTCAAGTTCTCCTAAATACAATCTCAACTTCCTCTTTTTTCtacttactgaaataaatttaacAAGAAAATTGACCAGAAAACATCCTCTACACAACCACAAAGATCTGACTGACTGACCAAAACAAAATCATTGTGAAAAAAATGAACTAGCAAATAATTGTATAggatatgaatgaaaaaaaagtggCTAATACCACTTCCACCCAAAGTATATTAGCTATTCATAACCAGAAGTTCCTCCACCTAGAGAAGTAGCCCCAGGTCAAAATGACTACTCGTACAACTTTACAATTTATAAGTAACATTTTACTACATAATTCCAGTACGAGCTTTAACATTAATACAAGCTTCACatttctggtttaaaaaaaaatatatatttgcattattttctgtggtaaaccacagcatgccacAGTCTGTTGAGTTTAAGGAACCCAGAATATTACTTTAACTTCGTATCAGTCAGCTTCCTGAATGGCTGTTGTTTTAGTAGGTGTGCCCAGTGCAGATTGTTCCAGGTCTGTCTGTAAGAGCTTTAAATGAACGATTAATGAGCTGCCTCTGTTGACAGTGTGATGTATAGACACACACCTGTTCTCTGACATGTGCTTCACAGAAGGCTGACGTCACCAGCAAAGCCATATCAGATGTGCTCTGCAAAACTACCGAATACCTGCAGCCTAACCCAGGTGAAAACATCGACTAAATTAAAAAGAATTGCATTACGTctcttgttcaccaatggatcatctgcagtgaatgggtgccgtcagaataagagtccaaacaagctgataaaaacatcacaataatccacaagtaatcacaCTTACTAATTGAAAAAACTGTGTTTGTAAGGAGGAAAATTGATTATTAAGATGCTTTTAATTGTAAACCATTGTTTTCTGATGGCACACATTaattgcagaggatccattgctgggcaagtgatgtaatgctaaattcctTAAATTTATCTTGGAAAGCAGGATTAGTTTTTTCATGAACTATTTCTgttaatgtatcttgatttaattaTGTTTAGAGATTTATTCTGGAAAACGAAAAAAGAATAAGGAATTATTTTTTGTAGTGTATATTTCTTTTcatacatctgtctgtctgttttgtaCTACAGTGTCACGATCGAGGCTGACCATGTTGAACACCATGTCTAAAATGCGCGGGCAGATGAATAGCCCAGGTTACCCGCAGGCAGAAGGACTTCTTGGAGAGTGTATGCTCAAATACGGCCGAGAAATGGGAGAGGACACCAACTTTGGTGAGAGGGGCGTTATTTCTTAGAATAAGTAATTCGAaacaattttattcattttttgccCAAAGCATAAAAATCATTCTTGCAGTAACATGTACCAGCACAAAGTATTCAGGAAACAAAATTCATCATCTCATTATTAGAGACCTGTCAAACATCTGTGATTAATCTTTTTGATATAAGTGTATTATATTTCTTCGTTTATACAGCTATtctaagattttttaaattattattattttttttaattcatgcatgTTCTCCACCAAATCTGTAGGTGGTGCTTTAGTGGAGATGGGAGATGCCATGAAGAGACTGGCAGAAGTGAAAGACTCTCTAGACATTGACGTCAAACAGAACTTCATTGACCCTTTCCAAGCTATAGTCGACAAGGACCTGAAAGACATACAGGTGGAAAACTGCAATCAGTTGCACTCTAAAAGTTTTATTCATATAAAGGGaacatcagatgcccattttccacaaattGGTTTGAATTTTTAGCGTCTTGATGAAATATCAACAACATATTTTGGTTCAAATTCATCTGCATCCTCAGCATCCAGCATACAACTTTGGGGCAGAAAAATGCTAATACGGGAAAATCCGTCAGCGCTCGTGGGCGGGGCCTGAGCAGTATGACATCATACTGTCCGAAAAATCTAACTGCTTGATAATTGAGAATGTTTACGTTTTTTGGGGATTAAATGAAAAGGAGTAAATGGAACTTTCTTATATTCAAGATTCATTGCAGACAAATTGagatatttcaagagtttttttgttttattcaattcTTAATTTggtatctcaataaattagaatattccattttgagcttgattagtttgattaattttgagtataaatactgggtacctcctgggctagttaagaacatgcaaccacaattatgggaagaCTACaaacttgacagttgtccagaagacaatcatcaacaccctccaagGTCATTGCTTAAAGGGCTGccattcacagagtgctgtatcaaaatatattcatagagtTGACTGAAAGGAACTATATTACAGAGTTTGTGTGCAGTGAAtgtagaatataagaaagtttgcttttttgaaacttttccatgatattcagattttagagatgcacctgtaaaagTGATGGTTGCATCCGATGTcctctttatatatttatgagTCATGGGCTAAAGGTATTAGCATTTGTTTCATATTGTAATTATGGGCTGTTAGTAATGACAATTATGCTGTTCCTCAGCATCATCTGAAGAAACTGGAGGGCCGTCGACTGGATTACGACTACAAGAAGAAGCGTCAGGGGAAGATTCCGGATGAGGAGCTCAGGCTAGCAGAAGTGAAGTTCGAAGAGTCCAAAGATGTAGCTGAAACCAGCATGCAGAACCTTCTGGACACTGACGTAAGTTCACTTCAGCTGATTAGAGTCTGTGAGCACTTCCTTTTTAAGATGCTGAAAGGTTCAGATGTATGGATCTTGAGCTTTGGTCTTGTTCTTGACACTTAGGGTTTGGTTTATTTTTGGCTGTTTATGTCACAAATTGCTTTTGTAAAAAGCACCTGCCAAAACAGCAATGAATATGTTGAGGTATTGCCATTTAACTACAACTACAAAATATCAAAacgatcaaaaataaaattacaataacaaaatacaGTTATACTGTCTAATTATTTTGGTTGCTTAGATTGTTTCAGGTTGCTTAA from Carassius gibelio isolate Cgi1373 ecotype wild population from Czech Republic chromosome B2, carGib1.2-hapl.c, whole genome shotgun sequence encodes:
- the LOC127951528 gene encoding endophilin-A2 isoform X1, with protein sequence MSVAGLKKQFYKASQMMSEKVGGAEGTKLDEDFKDLERKADVTSKAISDVLCKTTEYLQPNPVSRSRLTMLNTMSKMRGQMNSPGYPQAEGLLGECMLKYGREMGEDTNFGGALVEMGDAMKRLAEVKDSLDIDVKQNFIDPFQAIVDKDLKDIQHHLKKLEGRRLDYDYKKKRQGKIPDEELRLAEVKFEESKDVAETSMQNLLDTDVEQVTQLAALVESQLQFHRQSMEILEELAQRMRERVNEAQSQPRQKRMPASRPSFDCLDQEDSNGGWNPSAAPPSFNRTSSRQKRNSTDQPCCKALYDFEPENDGELGFYEGDIIKLTNQIDENWFEGTVHGHTGLFPCTYVEVMVPLRH
- the LOC127951528 gene encoding endophilin-A2 isoform X2, yielding MSVAGLKKQFYKASQMMSEKVGGAEGTKLDEDFKDLERKADVTSKAISDVLCKTTEYLQPNPVSRSRLTMLNTMSKMRGQMNSPGYPQAEGLLGECMLKYGREMGEDTNFGGALVEMGDAMKRLAEVKDSLDIDVKQNFIDPFQAIVDKDLKDIQHHLKKLEGRRLDYDYKKKRQGKIPDEELRLAEVKFEESKDVAETSMQNLLDTDVEQVTQLAALVESQLQFHRQSMEILEELAQRMRERVNEAQSQPRQKRMPASRPSFDCLDQEDSNGGWNPSAATDQPCCKALYDFEPENDGELGFYEGDIIKLTNQIDENWFEGTVHGHTGLFPCTYVEVMVPLRH